The proteins below are encoded in one region of Buteo buteo chromosome 22, bButBut1.hap1.1, whole genome shotgun sequence:
- the ACSL4 gene encoding long-chain-fatty-acid--CoA ligase 4 isoform X1 translates to MKLRLEVCAILLLPVYLLISVYSMLVFIPWYFLTNAKKKKAMAKRLKAKPISDKPGSPYRSVTHLDSLANINIPGADTLDKLFDHALAKFGKKDCLGTREILSEENEMQPNGKVFKKLILGTYRWLSYEEVNEKMNRLGSGLTALGLTPKSTVVIFCETRAEWMIVALTCFKYNFPLVTLYATLGEEAVTYGLNECGASYLVTSVELLESKLKTSLPQVSCLKHIIYVDKKTINKSEYPENVEIHSMQTVEELGAKPENASILPSRPVPTDLALVMYTSGSTGRPKGVMMMHKNLIAGMTGQCERIPGLGPKDTYIGYLPLAHVLELTAEISCITYGCRIGYSSPLTLSDQSSKIKKGSKGDCTVLKPTLMAAVPEIMDRIYKNVMSKVQEMNYIQRTLFKIGYDYKLEQIKRGYDAPLCNVLLFKKVKALLGGNVRMMLSGGAPLSPQTQRFMNICFCCPVGQGYGLTETCGAGTITEVADYSTGRVGAPLICCEIKLRDWQEGGYTNKDRPNPRGEILIGGPNVSMGYFKNEEKTTEEFSVDENGQRWFCTGDIGEFHPDGCLQIIDRKKDLVKLQAGEYVSLGKVEAALKNCPLIDNICAYAKSDQSYVISFVVPNQKKLTALAEQKGISGTWVDICNNPTMEAEILREIKEVANKMKLERFEIPIKVRLSPEPWTPETGLVTDAFKLKRKELKNHYLNDIERMYGGK, encoded by the exons ATGAAACTTAGGCTAGAAGTATGTGCCATTCTCTTGCTGCCTGTGTACTTGTTAATATCTGTGTACAGTATGCTTGTATTTATTCCATGGTATTTTCTTACCAATGCTAAGAAGAAAAAGGCTATGGCAAAACGTTTAAAAGCTAAACCCATCTCGGACAAACCTGGAAGCCCCTACCGTTCTGTCACTCATCTTGACTCACTAGCAAACATAAACATTCCTGGAGCAGACACATTGGACAAGCTGTTTGACCATGCTTTAGCAAAGTTTGGGAAGAAGGACTGTCTTGGGACCAGAGAAATACtgagtgaagaaaatgaaatgcaaccAAATGGAAAAGTGTTCAAAAAG ttAATTTTAGGAACTTACAGATGGTTATCCTATGAAGAAGTAAATGAGAAGATGAATCGCTTGGGGAGTGGACTAACTGCCCTGGGACTGACCCCAAAGAGTACTGTTGTCATATTCTGTGAGACCCGAGCAGAATGGATGATTGTAGCCCTAACCTGCTTCAAGTACAACTTTCCTC TCGTTACGTTGTATGCCACCCTGGGTGAAGAGGCAGTTACCTATGGTCTCAATGAGTGTGGAGCATCATATCTGGTCACTAGTGTAGAACTTCTTGAGAGCAAACTTAAG ACGTCATTGCCCCAAGTCTCCTGTCTTAAACATATCATTTATGTGGACAAGAAGACTATCAATAAATCGGAATACCCTGAAAATGTGGAAATTCATAGTATGCAGACAGTAGAAGAGCTGGGAGCCAAACCAGAAAATG CAAGCATTCTGCCAAGCAGACCTGTTCCTACAGACTTGGCTTTAGTAATGTACACCAGTGGCTCTACTGGGAGACCTAAAGGAGTGATGATGATGCATAAAAACTTAATAGCTGGAATGACAGGACAGTGCGAGAGAATACCTGGACTGGG ACCCAAGGATACTTACATCGGTTATTTGCCTCTGGCCCATGTATTAGAATTGACAGCAGAAATTTCTTGCATCACTTATGGCTGCAGGATTGGCTATTCCTCTCCACTCACGCTATCCGATCAG TCCAGTAAAATTAAGAAGGGAAGCAAAGGAGACTGTACTGTACTTAAGCCTACGCTGATGGCAGCCGTGCCT GAAATAATGGACAGaatttataaaaatgtcatgAGTAAAGTTCAGGAGATGAACTATATTCAGAGAACTCTGTTCAAGATAGGCTATGACTACAAATTGGAACAAATCAAGAGGGGATACGATGCACCTCTGTGTAACGT actattgtttaaaaaagtaaaggCACTACTGGGAGGGAATGTCCGTATGATGCTTTCTGGAGGAGCACCACTCTCGCCTCAGACACAAAGATTCATGAACATCTGTTTTTGCTGTCCTGTTGGTCAAGGCTACGGACTAACAGAAACCTGTGGAGCTGGAACAATTACAGAAG TTGCTGATTACAGCACTGGCAGAGTTGGAGCTCCTCTTATTTGTTGTGAAATAAAGTTGAGAGACTGGCAAGAAG ggGGCTATACTAATAAAGACAGGCCTAACCCTAGAGGAGAAATTCTAATTGGTGGACCTAATGTCTCAAtgggatattttaaaaatgaagagaagacaACAGAAGAGTTCTCCGTTGATGAGAATGGTCAGAGATGGTTCTGCACAGGAGATATAGGGGAATTTCATCCGGATGGGTGTCTGCAGATCATAG ATCGCAAGAAAGACTTGGTAAAGCTACAAGCAGGAGAATACGTATCTCTGGGCAAAGTAGAGGCAGCACTGAAGAACTGTCCCTTGATTGACAATATCTGTGCTTATGCCAAAAG TGACCAGTCTTACGTGATCAGTTTTGTGGTCCCTAATCAGAAGAAGCTGACGGCATTAGCTGAGCAGAAAGGCATCAGTGGAACCTGGGTAGATATTTGTAACAATCCTACAATGGAAGCTGAAATACTGCGAGAGATTAAAGAAGTGGCAAACAAGA TGAAACTAGAAAGGTTTGAAATACCCATCAAAGTACGGTTAAGCCCTGAACCATGGACCCCAGAGACTGGGTTAGTAACAGATGCTTTcaagctgaaaaggaaagaactgaaaaaccATTACCTCAACGACATCGAAAGAATGTATGGAGGCAAATAA
- the ACSL4 gene encoding long-chain-fatty-acid--CoA ligase 4 isoform X2: MAKRLKAKPISDKPGSPYRSVTHLDSLANINIPGADTLDKLFDHALAKFGKKDCLGTREILSEENEMQPNGKVFKKLILGTYRWLSYEEVNEKMNRLGSGLTALGLTPKSTVVIFCETRAEWMIVALTCFKYNFPLVTLYATLGEEAVTYGLNECGASYLVTSVELLESKLKTSLPQVSCLKHIIYVDKKTINKSEYPENVEIHSMQTVEELGAKPENASILPSRPVPTDLALVMYTSGSTGRPKGVMMMHKNLIAGMTGQCERIPGLGPKDTYIGYLPLAHVLELTAEISCITYGCRIGYSSPLTLSDQSSKIKKGSKGDCTVLKPTLMAAVPEIMDRIYKNVMSKVQEMNYIQRTLFKIGYDYKLEQIKRGYDAPLCNVLLFKKVKALLGGNVRMMLSGGAPLSPQTQRFMNICFCCPVGQGYGLTETCGAGTITEVADYSTGRVGAPLICCEIKLRDWQEGGYTNKDRPNPRGEILIGGPNVSMGYFKNEEKTTEEFSVDENGQRWFCTGDIGEFHPDGCLQIIDRKKDLVKLQAGEYVSLGKVEAALKNCPLIDNICAYAKSDQSYVISFVVPNQKKLTALAEQKGISGTWVDICNNPTMEAEILREIKEVANKMKLERFEIPIKVRLSPEPWTPETGLVTDAFKLKRKELKNHYLNDIERMYGGK; encoded by the exons ATGGCAAAACGTTTAAAAGCTAAACCCATCTCGGACAAACCTGGAAGCCCCTACCGTTCTGTCACTCATCTTGACTCACTAGCAAACATAAACATTCCTGGAGCAGACACATTGGACAAGCTGTTTGACCATGCTTTAGCAAAGTTTGGGAAGAAGGACTGTCTTGGGACCAGAGAAATACtgagtgaagaaaatgaaatgcaaccAAATGGAAAAGTGTTCAAAAAG ttAATTTTAGGAACTTACAGATGGTTATCCTATGAAGAAGTAAATGAGAAGATGAATCGCTTGGGGAGTGGACTAACTGCCCTGGGACTGACCCCAAAGAGTACTGTTGTCATATTCTGTGAGACCCGAGCAGAATGGATGATTGTAGCCCTAACCTGCTTCAAGTACAACTTTCCTC TCGTTACGTTGTATGCCACCCTGGGTGAAGAGGCAGTTACCTATGGTCTCAATGAGTGTGGAGCATCATATCTGGTCACTAGTGTAGAACTTCTTGAGAGCAAACTTAAG ACGTCATTGCCCCAAGTCTCCTGTCTTAAACATATCATTTATGTGGACAAGAAGACTATCAATAAATCGGAATACCCTGAAAATGTGGAAATTCATAGTATGCAGACAGTAGAAGAGCTGGGAGCCAAACCAGAAAATG CAAGCATTCTGCCAAGCAGACCTGTTCCTACAGACTTGGCTTTAGTAATGTACACCAGTGGCTCTACTGGGAGACCTAAAGGAGTGATGATGATGCATAAAAACTTAATAGCTGGAATGACAGGACAGTGCGAGAGAATACCTGGACTGGG ACCCAAGGATACTTACATCGGTTATTTGCCTCTGGCCCATGTATTAGAATTGACAGCAGAAATTTCTTGCATCACTTATGGCTGCAGGATTGGCTATTCCTCTCCACTCACGCTATCCGATCAG TCCAGTAAAATTAAGAAGGGAAGCAAAGGAGACTGTACTGTACTTAAGCCTACGCTGATGGCAGCCGTGCCT GAAATAATGGACAGaatttataaaaatgtcatgAGTAAAGTTCAGGAGATGAACTATATTCAGAGAACTCTGTTCAAGATAGGCTATGACTACAAATTGGAACAAATCAAGAGGGGATACGATGCACCTCTGTGTAACGT actattgtttaaaaaagtaaaggCACTACTGGGAGGGAATGTCCGTATGATGCTTTCTGGAGGAGCACCACTCTCGCCTCAGACACAAAGATTCATGAACATCTGTTTTTGCTGTCCTGTTGGTCAAGGCTACGGACTAACAGAAACCTGTGGAGCTGGAACAATTACAGAAG TTGCTGATTACAGCACTGGCAGAGTTGGAGCTCCTCTTATTTGTTGTGAAATAAAGTTGAGAGACTGGCAAGAAG ggGGCTATACTAATAAAGACAGGCCTAACCCTAGAGGAGAAATTCTAATTGGTGGACCTAATGTCTCAAtgggatattttaaaaatgaagagaagacaACAGAAGAGTTCTCCGTTGATGAGAATGGTCAGAGATGGTTCTGCACAGGAGATATAGGGGAATTTCATCCGGATGGGTGTCTGCAGATCATAG ATCGCAAGAAAGACTTGGTAAAGCTACAAGCAGGAGAATACGTATCTCTGGGCAAAGTAGAGGCAGCACTGAAGAACTGTCCCTTGATTGACAATATCTGTGCTTATGCCAAAAG TGACCAGTCTTACGTGATCAGTTTTGTGGTCCCTAATCAGAAGAAGCTGACGGCATTAGCTGAGCAGAAAGGCATCAGTGGAACCTGGGTAGATATTTGTAACAATCCTACAATGGAAGCTGAAATACTGCGAGAGATTAAAGAAGTGGCAAACAAGA TGAAACTAGAAAGGTTTGAAATACCCATCAAAGTACGGTTAAGCCCTGAACCATGGACCCCAGAGACTGGGTTAGTAACAGATGCTTTcaagctgaaaaggaaagaactgaaaaaccATTACCTCAACGACATCGAAAGAATGTATGGAGGCAAATAA